The Oryza glaberrima chromosome 9, OglaRS2, whole genome shotgun sequence genome includes a window with the following:
- the LOC127784086 gene encoding GDP-fucose transporter 1-like, with protein MAKQYYATSSLVIGYALCSSLLAIINKYAVTKFGYPALLTALQYLTSAGGVWILGKLGFLCHDPFNLENAKKFAPAAIVFYLAIFTNTNLLYHANVDTFIVFRSLTPLLVAIADTAFRKQPCPSKLTFLSLVVILGGAVGYVITDSAFSLTAYSWALAYLVIITTEMVYIKHIVTNLGLNTWGFVLYNNLLSLMMAPFFWFLTGEYKSLFTAIESRGERWFQVDAFVAVALSCVFGLLISFFGFATRKAISATAFTVTGVVNKFLTVAINVLIWDKHSSPFGLICLLFTIAGGVLYQQSVTKKGITAPQHEPESSEQTKDDNEGIELDEEKQSLVPTSKSSNA; from the coding sequence ATGGCGAAACAGTACTACGCAACGAGCAGCCTTGTGATAGGCTATGCATTATGCTCAAGCTTGCTTGCAATCATTAACAAGTATGCCGTCACAAAGTTCGGCTATCCTGCTCTCCTGACTGCATTGCAGTACTTGACATCTGCTGGTGGTGTGTGGATCCTTGGAAAGCTAGGTTTTCTCTGCCATGATCCTTTCAACTTGGAGAATGCCAAGAAATTCGCGCCGGCCGCAATTGTCTTCTACCTTGCCATATTCACCAACACAAACCTCCTCTACCATGCCAATGTCGACACTTTCATAGTGTTCAGATCCTTGACTCCGCTTTTGGTTGCCATCGCTGACACCGCCTTTCGGAAGCAGCCATGTCCTTCCAAGCTCACATTCCTGTCCCTTGTGGTCATATTGGGAGGAGCAGTTGGATATGTGATAACAGATTCAGCATTCAGCCTCACCGCGTACTCGTGGGCGCTTGCTTATCTGGTGATCATAACAACTGAGATGGTGTACATCAAGCACATTGTGACAAATTTGGGGCTCAACACTTGGGGTTTTGTGCTCTACAACAACCTTCTTTCGCTGATGATGGCCCCCTTCTTTTGGTTCTTGACAGGGGAGTACAAATCGCTCTTCACCGCGATAGAATCAAGGGGTGAGAGGTGGTTTCAGGTTGATGCATTTGTGGCGGTGGCATTGTCATGTGTGTTTGGATTGCTCATCAGCTTCTTCGGTTTCGCGACGAGGAAAGCTATCTCAGCAACAGCATTTACAGTGACCGGGGTAGTCAACAAGTTCCTCACCGTGGCGATCAATGTATTGATCTGGGACAAGCACTCGAGCCCGTTCGGTTTGATCTGCTTGCTCTTCACCATTGCTGGTGGAGTTCTCTACCAGCAATCGGTTACAAAGAAAGGAATTACCGCGCCGCAGCATGAACCAGAATCATCTGAGCAAACCAAAGATGACAATGAGGGCATTGAGCTTGATGaggagaaacaaagtttggttCCAACTTCTAAAAGCTCCAATGCTTGA